ACCGCGCGGGACGCGGCGATCGCCGCCAGCCAGTCGTCCGTGTTGGCGACGGTGATCGTCGCGGTGGGGCGCGCGCCGACGGGCCAGAGGTCCGTCGTGGTGGTGCCGGACACCGTGTTGAGGGCGATCGTGTGGTCCGTCAGGTCGGCGAGGTCGAGCCGGGCGCGGGCGGCCGACGGGCTGTCCGCGGGGACGGCGGCCACCCGCGCCTCCGTGCGGAGCAACTCCGTGACCAGGCCCGGAGTGTCGACGTGCCCCCGGAGCAGCGCGGCGTCCACCGCGCCGCGGGCGAGGCCCGCCGTGCGGTCGTCGATGCGCAGCAGCTCCAGCGGGACGTCGGGGTGCGTCTCGCGCCAGCGGCGCAGGAGAGGCGTGGTGTACGGACCCGCCGCCGACCACGCGTGCCCGAGCCGCAGCGGGCGGTGCGCCGAACGCCCCGCGTCGAGGGCGTCCTCGAACGCGGCGACGGCGACGGCCGCCTTGTCGCGGAAGGCGCGGCCCGCGGGGGTGAGCCGCAGGTGATGCGTGGAGCGGTCCACCAGTTGCGAGCCCAGCGCCTCCTCCAGGGCGGAGAGCGTGCGGGACACGGCGGGCTGGGTGATGCGCAGGCGCGCGGCGGCGCGGGTGACGCTGCCCTCCTCGGCGACGGCGAGGAAACAGCGCAGGTGGCGGAGTTCGACGGTGTGACGGTGCGGGTGACGGGCCGGATCGGGCGTCGGACTGGTCATGCCCGCGGAGCATAACGGGAGCGCAATCGGCATTTCACAAGCCGTGCGGGGCGCCGTAGCTTCGACATGTGGACGTGGGTTGCGTACAGCAGCGTAGGGCCGTCACAATCCTGTCTCAGTGCACTGCTTTGGACGATGAAGTCCACGAAACTAAACCACTCGACCGCGCCGCGACGCGCCGCACCGCATCCGGAAAGGCTCCCCGTGAACGTCTCCCGCAGCGACCAGGCACCACCCGCCGCGACCCCTGGGGGGACTGCGGGCGTCCGCGGCCGCATCGGCGCACTCGGCCCCGTCGGGCTCGTCCTCGCGGGCGGCATCTCCGTGCAGTTCGGCGGCGCGGTCGCCGTCAGCGTGATGCCGAGGGTCGGCGCGGTCGGCATCGTGGCGCTGCGGCTCCTCTTCGCCGCGCTCGTGCTCGTCGCGGTCTGCCGGCCGAAGGTGCGGGGGTACGCGCGGGCCGACTGGGGCACGGTCGTCGCGTTCGGCGTGGCCATGGCCGGCATGAACGGGCTCTTCTACCAGTCCGTCGCCCGTATCCCGATGGGCCCCGCCGTCACCCTCGAAGTCCTCGGCCCGCTCGCGCTCTCCGTCCTCGCCTCGCGCCGCGCGGTGAACCTGATCTGGGCCGGACTCGCCCTGTGCGGTGTCTTCCTGCTCGGCGGCGGGGGCGGCTTCGACGGCCTCGACCCGGTCGGTGTGGCCTACGCCCTCGGGGCCGGCGCGATGTGGGCGACGTACATCCTGTTCAGCGCGCGCACCGGGCGGCGCTTCCCGCAGGCCGACGGCCTGGCCCTCGCGATGGTCGTCGCGGCGGTGCTGTTCCTGCCGCTCGGGATCGCCGTGTCCGGGCCGAAGCTGATCGAGCCGGGCACGCTGGCGCTCGGCGCGGCGGTCGCGGTGATGTCGTCCGTGCTGCCGTACACCCTCGAACTCCTCGCGCTGCGGCGGCTGCCCGCGCACACCTTCGCGATCCTGATGAGCCTGGAACCGGCCATCGCATCGGTCGCCGGGTTCCTGGTCCTGAGCCAGGCCCTGTCCCTCGTCGAGGCGCTGGCGATCGCGCTGGTCATCGCGGCGAGCATGGGTGCGGTGCGGACGCAGGTGGGGCGGCGCGGGGATCGCGGGGCGCGTGAGGCGCGTGAGGGTGGGGATCCGGTGACGGAGGCGGTGGCGGGACCGGCCGCGGCGGTCGACGTCGACACGGAACACGCCCCGGACCTGGCCTCGCCCCACGCCTCGAACGACACCTCGCCCCACGCCTCGAACGACACCTCGCCCCACACCCCGGAACCCATCCCGGAGCCCGCCCCGGAGCCGTCCGGAAAGTAATGCAAGCACGCTTGCTTGTTTCTGTGAGCGCTGCCATGCTCCCAGGCACACCGTGCCGCGAGGGGAGCGTTCCGTGTCCGATGCCCTGCCCGTGCTCGACGACCTGCGCAGCGAGAGCGAGGAACTCGACGCTCTCGTCGCGGAGTTGAGCGAGGAGAAGTGGTCCCTCGCGACGCCCGCGCCCGGCTGGACCGTCGCCCACCAGATCGCGCACCTCACCTGGACGGACCGGGCGGCCCTGCTCGCCGCCACCGACCCGGACGCGTTCGCCGACGAGGTCGAGAAGGCGGCCGCGGCACCCGGCTCGTTCGTGGACGAGGGCGCGGCGGAGGGCGCGGCGCTGCCGCCCGCCGAGCTGCTCGCCCGCTGGCGGGCGGGCCGCGACGACCTGTGGCGGGCTCTGAGCGAGGCGCCGGCCGGCACGCGACTGCCCTGGTACGGGCCGCCGATGGCCGTCCCGTCCATGGTGACCGCGCGGCTCATGGAGACGTGGGCGCACGGCCAGGACGTGGCGGACGCGCTCGGCGCGACGCGGGCGCCGACGGACCGGCTGCGGCACGTGGCACGGATCGGGGTACGGGCCCGTGACTTCGCCTTCGCCGTACGTGGACTGAGCGCTCCGGGCGAGGAGTTCCGGGTCGAGCTGACGTCGCCCGTGACGGGGGAGGTCTGGGCGTACGGCCCCGAGGGCGCGGCCCAGCGCGTGACGGGACCCGGCCTCGACTTCTGCCTCCTGGTCACCCAGCGGGCCCACCGCTCGGACCTGGCGGTACGGGCGGAGGGCCCCGACGCGGACCGCTGGCTGAACATCGCCCAGGCCTTCGCGGGGCCACCGGGTGCGGGGCGGCGGGCGAAGGCGGACGGCGCGGGGGACCACCGATGACCTCGACGACCTGCGGCCCTTTGCCCGAACCCGCCCTTCCAGGCCGCACCGGGGCTGCTCGTCCCGGCCGCATCGAACCTGCACTCCCCGGCCCCACCGAACCCGCCCTCCCCGGCCGTGTCGAGCAGCACAGCCCCGGCCGTTCCGCGCTCGCCGCGCCGTCGGCCGCGAGCGTGCCTCCGGCCATCGCCGCGCCGCCTTCCGCCGGACTTGGCTCTACGGGAGGTGGAGAGTGACCCGGCGAACACGCCCCCTCCGCATCGGCAACGCCTCCGGTTTCTACGGGGACCGGTTCGGCGCCATGCGCGAGATGCTCACCGGTGGGGAGCTTGACGTGCTCACCGGGGACTATCTCGCCGAGCTCACCATGCTCATCCTCGGCCGTGACCGGCTCAAGGACCCCGCGCGCGGGTACGCCAAGACCTTCCTGCGGCAGCTGGAGGAGTGCCTCGGGCTCGCCCGGGAGCGCGGCGTCCGCATCGTCGCCAACGCGGGCGGGCTCAACCCTGCCGGGCTCGCCGGGGCCGTGCGGGAGCTCGCCGGGCGGCTCGGGATCGACGTGCGGGTCGCGCACGTCGAGGGCGACGGTCTCGGCGACCGCTTCCCCCGCGCCCTCACCGCCAACGCCTACCTCGGCGGCGCCGGCATCGCCGCCTGTCTGGACGCGGGCGCCGACATCGTCCTCACCGGGCGCGTCACCGACGCCGCCCTCGTCACCGGGCCCGCCGCCGCGCACTTCGGATGGGCCCCGGACGCGTACGACGAGCTCGCAGGGGCCGTCGTCGCCGGGCACGTGCTGGAGTGCGGACCGCAGGCCACCGGCGGCAACTACGCCTTCTTCGCCGAGCAGCAGGCGAAGCGCGGCGCGGACGTCCTGCGGCACCCCGGCTATCCCCTCGCCGAGATCCACGAGGACGGCTCCTCCGTCATCACCAAGCACGACGGCACCGGCGGCTTCGTCGATGTCGGCACGGTCACCGCGCAGCTCCTCTACGAGACGCAGGGCGCCCGGTACGCGGGCCCCGACGTCACCGCGCGCCTCGACACCGTCGCCCTCACCCAGGTGGGACCCGACCGCGTCCGCATCGACGGCGTGCGCGGCGAGGCGCCGCCCCCGACGCTCAAAGTGGGCCTCAACCGCCTCGGCGGCTTCCGCAACGAAGTCGTCTTCGTGCTGACCGGACTCGACATCGAGGCCAAGGCCGCGCTCGCCCGCGCCCAGATCGAGGACGCCCTCGACCGCGCCAAGTCCCGCCCCGCCGAGGTGCGGTGGGAGCTGGCCCGCACCGACCGCCCGGACGCCCCGACCGAGGAGTGCGCCAGCGCCCTGCTGCGGCTCGTCGTGCGGGACGCCGACGCGGACACCGTCGGCCGCGCCCTCAGCGGCGCCGCGATCGAACTCGCCCTGGCCGGCTACCCCGGCTTCCACGTGACGGCCCCGCCCGGCAAGGGCTCCCCGTACGGGGTGTTCGAGGCCGCGTACGTCGAGCGCGACACCGTCGAGCAGGTGGCCGTGCTGCCCGACGGGCAGCGCAGAGCCGTGTCGCACGGCGCCGTCACCCGCGTACTCGAGGACCCGGACCCCGCGCCCCTGCCCCCGCCCCTGCCGCCGGGACCCACCTGCCGCGCCCCCCTCGGTCTCGTCGCCGGAGCCCGCAGCGGCGACAAGGGCGGTGACGCCAACGTCGGCGTATGGGTGCGGTCCGACGACGCCTGGCGGTGGCTCGCCCACGAACTCACCGTCGAGCGGCTGCGCCAGCTCCTCCCGGAGGCCGCCGGCCTGCGCGTCGTCCGTCACGACCTGCCCAACCTGCGCGCCCTGAACTTCGTCGTCGAGGGCCTGCTCGGCGAGGGCGTGGCCGCACAGGCCCGCTTCGACCCGCAGGCCAAGGGCCTCGGCGAGTGGCTGCGCGCCCGCCATCTCGACATACCGGAGGTACTGCTGTGACGCCGGAGGCACTGCTGTCGACGCGGGAGGTATCGCTGTGACCGTCCTCGCCTCCGCGCTCGACCCCGCGAGCGCCGAGTACGCCGAGCACCGCCAGGCCATGCTGGACCGGCTCGCCGAGCTCGGCACCGAACAGAACAAGGCGCTCGCGGGCGGCGGCGAGAAGTACGTCGCCCGGCACCGCGAGCGCGGCAAACTCCTCGCCCGGGAGCGCATCGAGCTGCTCCTCGACCCGGACACCCCGTTCCTGGAGCTGTCGCCGCTCGCCGCCTGGGGCAGCGACTACCCCGTCGGCGCCTCCATGGTCACCGGCATCGGTGTCGTCGAGGGCGTGGAGTGCCTGATCACGGCGAACGATCCGACGGTCCGGGGCGGCGCCTCCAACCCCTGGACGCTGAAGAAGGCCTTCCGGGCGCACGAGATCGGGCACGCCAACCGGCTGCCGTCCATTCACCTCGTGGAGTCCGGGGGCGCGGATCTCCCCTCCCAGAAGGAGATCTTCATCCCGGGCGGTGCGCTCTTCAAGCACCTCACGCAGTCCTCGGCCGCCGGCATTCCCACCATCGCCGTCGTCTTCGGCAACTCCACCGCGGGCGGAGCCTACGTACCCGGCATGAGCGACCACGTGATCATGGTCAAGGAGCGCGCGAAGGTCTTCCTCGGCGGCCCGCCCCTGGTGAAGATGGCCACCGGCGAGGAGAGCGACGACGAGTCGCTCGGCGGCGCCGAGATGCACGCCCGCACCTCAGGCCTCGCCGACTATCTGGCCGAGGACGAACGCGACGCGCTGCGCCAGGCCCGCCGGGTCGTCTCGCGCCTCAACTGGCGCAAGGCGTACGCCGATCCGGACCCGGTGTCCGTCGCGGCGCCCGAGTACGACGAGGACGAGCTCCTCGGCATCGTCCCCGGCGACCTGAAGAAGCCCTTCGACCCGCGCGAGGTCATCGCCCGCATCGTCGACGGTTCCGACTTCGACGAGTTCAAGCCGCTGTACGGGAGCTCGCTCGTCACCGGGTGGGCCGCCCTGCACGGCTACCCCGTCGGCGTCCTCGCCAACGCGCAGGGCGTCCTGTTCAGCGAGGAGTCGCAGAAGGCCGCCCAGTTCATCCAGCTGGCCAACCAGCGCGACATCCCGCTGCTCTTCCTGCACAACACCACCGGCTACATGGTCGGCAAGGAGTACGAGCAGGGCGGCATCATCAAGCACGGCGCGATGATGATCAACGCGGTCAGCAACTCGCGGGTGCCGCACCTGTCCGTGCTCATGGGCGCCAGCTACGGCGCCGGGCACTACGGCATGTGCGGCCGTGCCTACGACCCCCGCTTCCTCTTCGCCTGGCCCAGCGCCAAGTCCGCGGTCATGGGCCCGCAGCAGCTCGCGGGCGTCCTGTCGATCGTCGCCCGCGCCTCCGCCGCCGCGAAGGGACAGCCCTACGACGATGAGGCGGACGCCGGTCTGCGCGCCATGGTCGAGCAGCAGATCGAGGCCGAGTCGCTGCCGATGTTCCTGTCCGGGCGGCTCTACGACGACGGGGTCATCGACCCGCGCGACACCCGCACCGTCCTCGGCCTCTGCCTCTCCGCGATCCACACCGCCCCCTACGAGGGCGCGCGCGGCGGCTTCGGCGTCTTCCGGATGTGAGGAGAACCCCCCATGATTTCCACTCTGCTGGTGGCCAACCGGGGCGAGATCGCCTGCCGTGTCTTCCGCACCTGCCGCGAGCTCGGGATCGCCACGGTCGCCGTGTACTCCGACGCCGACGCGGACGCCCTGCACGTACGGGAGGCGGACCACGCCGTACGGCTGCCGGGTGCGGCGCCCGCCGACACGTATCTGCGCGGTGACCTCGTCGTGAAGGCCGCGCAGGCCGCGGGCGCCGACGCGATCCACCCCGGCTACGGCTTCCTCTCCGAGAACGCGGGCTTCGCGCGCGCCGTCCTGGACGCCGGGCTCGTCTGGATCGGGCCGCCGCCCGGGGCGATCGAGGCGATGGCGTCGAAGACGCGCGCCAAGGAGCTGATGGGCATCGAGCCGCTCGGCGAGGTCACCGAGGCCGACCTGCCGGTCCTGGTGAAGGCGGCGGCCGGGGGCGGCGGGCGCGGCATGCGCGTCGTACGCGAACTGGCGCGGCTGGACGACGAGTTGGCGGCCGCGCGGTCCGAGGCCGCCAGTGCCTTCGGGGACGGGGAGGTGTTCGTCGAGCCGTACGTCGAGGGCGGCCGGCACGTCGAGGTGCAGATCATGGCCGACGCGCACGGCACCGTGTGGCCGCTCGGCACCCGCGACTGCAGCCTCCAGCGCAGACACCAGAAGGTCATCGAGGAGTCCCCGGCCCCGGGCCTCGCCCCGCGGCTCGTCGACGAACTGCACGAGCAGGCGGTGCGCGCCGCGCGCGTCACCGACTACCGCGGCGCCGGCACCGTCGAGTTCCTGGTGGCGGGGGAGCGCGCGCACTTCCTTGAGATGAACACCCGCCTCCAGGTCGAACACCCCGTGACGGAGGCGGTGTTCGGGCTCGACCTCGTCGCCCTGCAGATCCGGATCGCCGAGGGCGACGCCCTGGAGAAGGACCCGCCGGCCGCCCACGGGCACGCCGTCGAGGCCCGCCTCTACGCCGAGGACCCCGCCGCCGACTGGGCCCCGCAGACCGGCACCCTGCACCGCGTCGACGTACCCGGCGCCGTCCGCCTCGACAGCGGATACGCGGCGGGCGACACCGTCGGCGTGCACTACGACGCCATGCTCGCCAAGGCCGTCGCGTACGCGCCGACCCGCGCCGAGGCCGTCCGCAAACTGGCGGGCGCCCTGGCACGCGCCGCCGTCCACGGCCCCGTCACCAACCGCGACCTGCTCGTACGCTCCCTGCGGCACCCCGAGTTCACCGGGGCCCGCATGGACACCGGCTTCTACGACCGGCACGCCGAAGCCCTCACGGCCCCCGCCCCCGACCCGCACGCCCCGCTGGCCGCGGCGCTCGTCGACGCGCACGGACGGTCCCGGTTCGGCGGCTGGCGCAACCTCCGCTCGCAGCCCCACCTCAAGCGGTACCGCACCGAGCCCGACGGCACGGAGCACGAGGTCCGCTACCACCACACCCGGCAGGGCCCGACCGCCGACGGCGTCACCGTGCTGGACGTGAGCCCAGGTCTCGTCGTCCTCGAAGTCGACGGCGTACGCCGGCAGTTCACGGTCAGCCGTTACGGCGACCGCGTCCACGTCGGCACACCCGCCGGAGACACCGCGCTCACCGCGCTGCCCCTGCTCCCCGAACCCACCACCCGCCGCGCACCCGGCTCCCTGCTCGCCCCCATGCCCGGCACGGTCGTACGCGTCGCGGACGGCCTCGCCGAGGGGCAGCAGGTCACCGCCGGGCAGCCGCTCGTCTGGCTGGAGGCCATGAAGATGGAGCACCGCATCTGCGCCCCCGCCTCCGGAACGCTCACCGCCCTGCACGCCGTGCCCGGCCGCCAGGTCGAGGTCGGCGCGCTGCTCGCCGTCGTGCAAGAGGTCGCACAAGAGGTCTCACAAGAGGTCGTACAAGAGGGAGAGTCGTCATGAGCACCGCTCGCAGCACCGTCCTCGAAACCGATGAGCATCAGGCCCTGCGCGCCGCGGTCGCCGCGCTCGGGCGCCGGTACGGCCGCGACTACCTGGCCAAGGTCGCAGGCAGCGGAGGTCACCCCGACGAACTGTGGGCGGACGCCGCCAAGCTCGGCTACCTGGGCGTGAACCTGCCCGAGGAGTACGGCGGAGGGGGCGGCGGCATCGCGGAACTCTCCATAGTCCTCGAGGAGTTGGGCGCGGCAGGCTGCCCGCTCCTCATGATGGTCGTCTCGCCCGCGATCTGCGGCACGGTCATCGCCCGCTTCGGCACCGAGGAGCAGAAGCGCACCTGGCTGCCGGGGCTCGCCGACGGCACCCGCACCATGGCGTTCGGGATCACCGAGCCCGACGCGGGCTCCAACTCGCACCGCATCACCACCACCGCACGCCGCGACCCGGACTCCGGCGACTGGCTGCTCAACGGCCGCAAGGTCTTCATCTCCGGAGTCGACATCGCCGACGCGACGCTCATCGTGGGCCGTACGTCCGACGCGCGGACCGGCAACCTCAAACCGTGCCTGTTCATCGTCCCGCGCGACGCCCCCGGCTTCGAGCGGCGACAGATCGACATGGAACTCCAGGCAGCGGAGAAGCAGTTCGAACTGACCCTCGACGACGTACGGCTCCCGGCGGACGCGCTCGTCGGTGGGGGCCCCTCCCACGCTTTCGGCAGTGGGGGAGAGGACGCGGGCCTGCTCCAGCTCTTCGCGGGCCTCAACCCCGAACGCATCATGACGGCCGCCTTCGCGCTCGGCATGGGGCGGTACGCGCTGTCCCGCGCCGTCGAGTACGCGAAGGAACGCAGCGTCTGGAAGTCCCCGATCGGCGCCCACCAAGCGATCGCGCACCCCCTCGCCCAGTCCCACGTGGAGATCGAACTGGCCCGTCTGATGATGCAGAAGGCCGCCAGGCTCTACGACGAGGGCGACGACGTCGGCGCGGGCGAGGCGGCCAACATGGCGAAGCTCGCCGCCGCCGACGCGTGCGTGAAGGCCGTCGACCAGTCCGTGCACACGTTGGGCGGCAACGGCCTGACCAAGGAGTTCGGGCTCGCGTCGTTGATCGTCGCGTCCCGCGTGGCACGGATCGCCCCGGTGAGCCGGGAAATGATCCTGAACTACGTCTCGCACCAGACGCTGGGCCTGCCGAAGTCCTACTGAAGTCACAGCAAGGAGCCCTGACCCGTGAGTCTCACCGTCTCTTCCCCGGCCCGCGGCATCACGACCGTCACCTTGGACGCGCCCGAGCGCCGGAACGCGCTCTCGGCGGACCTGGTGAAGGCCCTCGCCGAGGCACTGGCAGACCTCGGCGAGGACGGCGAGACACGCGCCGTCCTCCTCACCCACACGGGGGCGACGTTCTGCTCCGGCGCCGACCTGAAGGCACCGCCGGACCCGGCGGTGTTCGTCGCGTTGCTCCGGCAGCTGGTGGCGCTGCCCAAGCCGGTGATCGCACGGGTCGACGGCCACGTGCGTGCGGGCGGGCTCGGACTGCTCGGCGCGTGCGACCTGGCGGCGGCGGGACCGGCGTCGTCCTTCGCGTTCACGGAGGTGCACATAGGAGTGGCCCCGGCCGTCATCTCCCTCCCGCTCCTCCCCCGCCTCGACCCGAGCGCGGCCGCCCGCTACTACCTCACCGGCGAACGCTTCGACGCGGCGGAAGCGGCCCGCATCGGCCTGGTCACGGTCGCGGGCCCGGACGTGGACGCCACGGTCGAACCCCTGCTGGAAGGCCTCCGCCGGGCGGCGCCGGGAGCCCTGGCCGAGACGAAGAAGCTGCTCACGGCTAAGGTGCTCGACGCATTCGACGACCAAACGGACGCCCTCACGGCCCTGTCCGCGCGGCTCTTCGGCTCCGCCGAGGCGCGCGAGGGAATGACGGCGTTCCTCGAACGACGGGAGCGCCCATGGGTGCTGTGACCGCCGCCGACCGGGCACCCAAGCAGGACCGCAGCCGCGCGACCCGGCAGAAACTCCTGGAGGCCGCGGTGTCCTGCCTCGCCGAACACGGCTGGGCGGGCTCCACGGTCTCGGTGGTCGCCGAGCGGGCGGGCGTCTCGCGGGGGGCGGCGCAGCACCACTTCCCGACGCGGGAGGACCTGTTCACGGCGGCCGTGGAGTACGTCGCCGAGCAGCGCTCCACGGCGCTGCGCGCCCTGCCCGCGCAGGACAGGGCCTCCGTGGTCGCGGCCCTCGTCGACCTCTACACCGGCCCGCTGTTCCGCGCGGCACTCCACCTGTGGGTGGCCGCGTCGAAC
The window above is part of the Streptomyces venezuelae genome. Proteins encoded here:
- a CDS encoding acetyl/propionyl/methylcrotonyl-CoA carboxylase subunit alpha — protein: MISTLLVANRGEIACRVFRTCRELGIATVAVYSDADADALHVREADHAVRLPGAAPADTYLRGDLVVKAAQAAGADAIHPGYGFLSENAGFARAVLDAGLVWIGPPPGAIEAMASKTRAKELMGIEPLGEVTEADLPVLVKAAAGGGGRGMRVVRELARLDDELAAARSEAASAFGDGEVFVEPYVEGGRHVEVQIMADAHGTVWPLGTRDCSLQRRHQKVIEESPAPGLAPRLVDELHEQAVRAARVTDYRGAGTVEFLVAGERAHFLEMNTRLQVEHPVTEAVFGLDLVALQIRIAEGDALEKDPPAAHGHAVEARLYAEDPAADWAPQTGTLHRVDVPGAVRLDSGYAAGDTVGVHYDAMLAKAVAYAPTRAEAVRKLAGALARAAVHGPVTNRDLLVRSLRHPEFTGARMDTGFYDRHAEALTAPAPDPHAPLAAALVDAHGRSRFGGWRNLRSQPHLKRYRTEPDGTEHEVRYHHTRQGPTADGVTVLDVSPGLVVLEVDGVRRQFTVSRYGDRVHVGTPAGDTALTALPLLPEPTTRRAPGSLLAPMPGTVVRVADGLAEGQQVTAGQPLVWLEAMKMEHRICAPASGTLTALHAVPGRQVEVGALLAVVQEVAQEVSQEVVQEGESS
- a CDS encoding acyl-CoA carboxylase subunit beta encodes the protein MTVLASALDPASAEYAEHRQAMLDRLAELGTEQNKALAGGGEKYVARHRERGKLLARERIELLLDPDTPFLELSPLAAWGSDYPVGASMVTGIGVVEGVECLITANDPTVRGGASNPWTLKKAFRAHEIGHANRLPSIHLVESGGADLPSQKEIFIPGGALFKHLTQSSAAGIPTIAVVFGNSTAGGAYVPGMSDHVIMVKERAKVFLGGPPLVKMATGEESDDESLGGAEMHARTSGLADYLAEDERDALRQARRVVSRLNWRKAYADPDPVSVAAPEYDEDELLGIVPGDLKKPFDPREVIARIVDGSDFDEFKPLYGSSLVTGWAALHGYPVGVLANAQGVLFSEESQKAAQFIQLANQRDIPLLFLHNTTGYMVGKEYEQGGIIKHGAMMINAVSNSRVPHLSVLMGASYGAGHYGMCGRAYDPRFLFAWPSAKSAVMGPQQLAGVLSIVARASAAAKGQPYDDEADAGLRAMVEQQIEAESLPMFLSGRLYDDGVIDPRDTRTVLGLCLSAIHTAPYEGARGGFGVFRM
- a CDS encoding acyclic terpene utilization AtuA family protein, which codes for MTRRTRPLRIGNASGFYGDRFGAMREMLTGGELDVLTGDYLAELTMLILGRDRLKDPARGYAKTFLRQLEECLGLARERGVRIVANAGGLNPAGLAGAVRELAGRLGIDVRVAHVEGDGLGDRFPRALTANAYLGGAGIAACLDAGADIVLTGRVTDAALVTGPAAAHFGWAPDAYDELAGAVVAGHVLECGPQATGGNYAFFAEQQAKRGADVLRHPGYPLAEIHEDGSSVITKHDGTGGFVDVGTVTAQLLYETQGARYAGPDVTARLDTVALTQVGPDRVRIDGVRGEAPPPTLKVGLNRLGGFRNEVVFVLTGLDIEAKAALARAQIEDALDRAKSRPAEVRWELARTDRPDAPTEECASALLRLVVRDADADTVGRALSGAAIELALAGYPGFHVTAPPGKGSPYGVFEAAYVERDTVEQVAVLPDGQRRAVSHGAVTRVLEDPDPAPLPPPLPPGPTCRAPLGLVAGARSGDKGGDANVGVWVRSDDAWRWLAHELTVERLRQLLPEAAGLRVVRHDLPNLRALNFVVEGLLGEGVAAQARFDPQAKGLGEWLRARHLDIPEVLL
- a CDS encoding acyl-CoA dehydrogenase family protein, producing MSTARSTVLETDEHQALRAAVAALGRRYGRDYLAKVAGSGGHPDELWADAAKLGYLGVNLPEEYGGGGGGIAELSIVLEELGAAGCPLLMMVVSPAICGTVIARFGTEEQKRTWLPGLADGTRTMAFGITEPDAGSNSHRITTTARRDPDSGDWLLNGRKVFISGVDIADATLIVGRTSDARTGNLKPCLFIVPRDAPGFERRQIDMELQAAEKQFELTLDDVRLPADALVGGGPSHAFGSGGEDAGLLQLFAGLNPERIMTAAFALGMGRYALSRAVEYAKERSVWKSPIGAHQAIAHPLAQSHVEIELARLMMQKAARLYDEGDDVGAGEAANMAKLAAADACVKAVDQSVHTLGGNGLTKEFGLASLIVASRVARIAPVSREMILNYVSHQTLGLPKSY
- a CDS encoding enoyl-CoA hydratase family protein produces the protein MSLTVSSPARGITTVTLDAPERRNALSADLVKALAEALADLGEDGETRAVLLTHTGATFCSGADLKAPPDPAVFVALLRQLVALPKPVIARVDGHVRAGGLGLLGACDLAAAGPASSFAFTEVHIGVAPAVISLPLLPRLDPSAAARYYLTGERFDAAEAARIGLVTVAGPDVDATVEPLLEGLRRAAPGALAETKKLLTAKVLDAFDDQTDALTALSARLFGSAEAREGMTAFLERRERPWVL
- a CDS encoding TIGR03084 family metal-binding protein; this encodes MSDALPVLDDLRSESEELDALVAELSEEKWSLATPAPGWTVAHQIAHLTWTDRAALLAATDPDAFADEVEKAAAAPGSFVDEGAAEGAALPPAELLARWRAGRDDLWRALSEAPAGTRLPWYGPPMAVPSMVTARLMETWAHGQDVADALGATRAPTDRLRHVARIGVRARDFAFAVRGLSAPGEEFRVELTSPVTGEVWAYGPEGAAQRVTGPGLDFCLLVTQRAHRSDLAVRAEGPDADRWLNIAQAFAGPPGAGRRAKADGAGDHR
- a CDS encoding LysR family transcriptional regulator, with amino-acid sequence MTSPTPDPARHPHRHTVELRHLRCFLAVAEEGSVTRAAARLRITQPAVSRTLSALEEALGSQLVDRSTHHLRLTPAGRAFRDKAAVAVAAFEDALDAGRSAHRPLRLGHAWSAAGPYTTPLLRRWRETHPDVPLELLRIDDRTAGLARGAVDAALLRGHVDTPGLVTELLRTEARVAAVPADSPSAARARLDLADLTDHTIALNTVSGTTTTDLWPVGARPTATITVANTDDWLAAIAASRAVGVTTTATADLHPHPGVVYVPLPDAPHVPVLLARRDGPPSHPALEVLCDLVREVTGGDDGRGGRGGL
- a CDS encoding TetR/AcrR family transcriptional regulator, whose protein sequence is MGAVTAADRAPKQDRSRATRQKLLEAAVSCLAEHGWAGSTVSVVAERAGVSRGAAQHHFPTREDLFTAAVEYVAEQRSTALRALPAQDRASVVAALVDLYTGPLFRAALHLWVAASNEPALGSRVTELESRVGRETHRIAVELLDADESRPGVRETIQGLLDMARGLGLANLLTDDGARRERVVAQWTVLVESSLRA